From one Streptomyces sp. SCSIO 30461 genomic stretch:
- a CDS encoding helix-turn-helix transcriptional regulator, with protein sequence MSSGPEVNGGVDEPGWDVDPEDEIAPVVEMAGRQLRIWREGAGLRVPELALRLGYSEDQIRKVERGARIPRPEYLDGMDREVGAEGKISAMKEGLAEARYPKRVRELAKLEAKAVEVQSYGSHNFHGLLQTKEYASALIGTRRPGHAPDEVQRLVEARMARHSIFERLPAPALSFVQEEVTLRRPIGGRMVLRRQLEHLLELGRLRNVEIQVMPTDRDDHAGMAGAMQVLKFRDGTAVGRAEGVFNSRPVSEPKQLRIIELRCGIIQAQALSPRESLAFIEQVLGET encoded by the coding sequence ATGAGCAGTGGGCCGGAAGTGAACGGCGGTGTGGACGAGCCGGGTTGGGACGTCGATCCGGAAGACGAGATCGCACCGGTGGTGGAGATGGCGGGCAGGCAGCTCAGGATCTGGCGGGAGGGCGCGGGGCTGAGGGTGCCGGAGCTGGCGCTGCGTCTGGGGTACAGCGAGGACCAGATCCGCAAGGTCGAGCGGGGAGCGCGGATTCCGCGTCCGGAGTATCTGGACGGTATGGACCGGGAGGTGGGCGCGGAGGGGAAGATCTCCGCGATGAAGGAGGGGCTGGCGGAGGCGCGGTATCCGAAGCGAGTGAGGGAGTTGGCGAAGCTGGAGGCGAAGGCGGTCGAGGTCCAGTCGTACGGCAGTCACAACTTCCATGGCCTGCTCCAGACAAAGGAGTATGCGTCGGCGCTGATCGGTACGAGGCGCCCCGGGCATGCGCCGGACGAGGTGCAGCGGTTGGTGGAGGCGCGTATGGCGCGGCATTCGATCTTCGAGCGCCTGCCCGCTCCGGCCCTGAGCTTTGTCCAGGAAGAGGTGACCCTCCGGCGTCCTATCGGGGGCAGAATGGTCCTGCGGCGTCAGCTCGAACATCTGCTGGAGCTCGGCCGGTTGCGGAATGTCGAGATCCAGGTGATGCCGACGGACCGGGACGACCACGCGGGAATGGCCGGTGCGATGCAGGTGCTGAAGTTCAGGGACGGCACGGCAGTGGGGCGTGCGGAAGGAGTGTTCAACAGCCGCCCGGTCTCCGAGCCGAAACAGCTCCGGATCATCGAGTTGCGCTGTGGCATCATCCAGGCTCAGGCTCTCAGCCCACGGGAGTCACTGGCGTTCATCGAGC
- a CDS encoding ATP-binding protein encodes MNQRTRRPLATALQFSVRLSSTRRGARLARLLATEQLRSWGLVSDSTVHVIAELATNAALHGRVSGRDFRLRLEATPDTLRIEVTDTRGDRLPAPQPPSPDVESGRGLLLVEALADRWGVHPGPVPCKTVWAEIDLAPPL; translated from the coding sequence ATGAACCAGCGAACTCGGCGACCTCTCGCCACCGCCTTGCAATTCAGCGTCCGGCTGTCCTCGACCCGTCGCGGCGCCCGCCTCGCCCGGCTGCTCGCCACCGAGCAACTCCGCTCGTGGGGCCTGGTCTCGGACTCCACGGTCCATGTGATCGCCGAGTTGGCCACGAACGCCGCACTGCACGGGCGGGTGTCCGGACGGGACTTCCGACTGCGTCTGGAGGCGACGCCGGACACCCTCCGTATCGAGGTGACCGACACACGCGGTGACCGCCTGCCCGCTCCCCAACCACCTTCCCCCGACGTGGAGTCGGGCCGGGGGCTGCTTCTCGTCGAGGCGCTCGCCGACCGGTGGGGTGTCCACCCAGGGCCGGTGCCGTGCAAGACCGTATGGGCGGAGATCGATCTCGCGCCCCCGCTCTGA
- a CDS encoding EamA family transporter encodes MSGQRIAATSALTAVAPAVWGSTYLVTTEFLPPGTPLLASTLRALPAGLILLLVTRMPPRGIWWWRAAVLGVLNIGAFFYLLFLAAYHLPGGVAALVMSIQPMVVLLLGALLLKARIRSSHVGACVLAAGGVATLVLQPHAGLDATGVLAGLLAALSMASGIVLTKKWGRPDGVSLLAFTGWQLTVGGLVLLPITLVGEGLPDHITWRNVGGFTYLGIVGALIAYVLWFRGLSKLPALAASFLSFASPLCATVLGYLFLDQSLSPLQLLGAVAVVGAVVMAQPRKRRRTPAQEPAARGAGRIADGSPPPTPVTAPPAGPTTLPDTPLPRP; translated from the coding sequence ATGAGCGGCCAACGCATCGCGGCCACCTCCGCGCTGACCGCAGTCGCCCCCGCCGTATGGGGCTCGACGTACCTGGTCACCACCGAATTCCTGCCGCCCGGCACTCCCTTGCTGGCGTCCACGCTGCGGGCTCTGCCCGCAGGACTCATCCTGCTGCTGGTGACACGGATGCCGCCCCGGGGTATCTGGTGGTGGCGGGCCGCGGTCCTCGGTGTGTTGAACATCGGGGCCTTCTTCTACCTCCTCTTCCTCGCCGCCTACCACCTGCCCGGTGGAGTGGCCGCGTTGGTGATGTCCATCCAGCCGATGGTCGTGTTGCTGCTCGGGGCGCTCCTTCTCAAGGCCCGAATCCGGTCGTCGCACGTCGGAGCCTGTGTCCTGGCCGCAGGCGGGGTCGCGACGCTGGTTCTGCAGCCGCACGCGGGTCTGGACGCCACGGGTGTGCTGGCAGGGCTCCTCGCCGCGCTGTCCATGGCATCCGGAATCGTCCTCACCAAGAAGTGGGGGCGTCCCGACGGGGTGAGCCTGCTGGCGTTCACGGGCTGGCAGCTCACCGTCGGGGGGTTGGTCCTGCTGCCCATCACGCTGGTGGGGGAAGGGTTGCCGGACCACATCACCTGGAGGAACGTCGGCGGATTCACGTATCTCGGCATCGTCGGCGCACTGATCGCCTACGTCCTGTGGTTCCGCGGTCTGTCGAAACTCCCGGCTCTCGCGGCCTCGTTCCTTTCCTTCGCCTCGCCGCTGTGCGCGACCGTGCTCGGTTATCTCTTCCTCGACCAGAGCCTGAGCCCGCTGCAACTACTCGGTGCGGTGGCCGTGGTGGGGGCCGTTGTCATGGCGCAGCCGCGCAAGCGCCGCAGGACACCGGCGCAAGAACCGGCCGCACGGGGCGCGGGCCGGATCGCGGACGGCTCGCCGCCGCCCACGCCCGTCACCGCGCCGCCAGCCGGGCCGACGACCCTCCCGGACACCCCCTTGCCTCGCCCCTGA
- a CDS encoding MarR family transcriptional regulator: protein MRDAVDDFLDQWASQRTDLDLDTMGTVGRIQRLSRLVGARVRDYFAEHGLESWEFDVLATLRRSGEPLTAKALAAGVMIGSAALTNRVDRLVSRGLVTREPVPGDRRSLHISLTDEGRELVDRTVEGHVRNEQQILAGLEHEDRESLTRILRTLLISLGDTR from the coding sequence ATGCGCGACGCCGTGGACGACTTCCTCGACCAGTGGGCCAGCCAACGCACGGACCTGGACCTCGACACCATGGGTACCGTCGGCCGCATCCAGCGGTTGTCACGGCTGGTCGGCGCGCGAGTGCGGGACTACTTCGCCGAGCACGGCCTGGAGTCATGGGAGTTCGACGTCCTCGCCACGCTGCGGCGCAGCGGCGAGCCGCTGACGGCCAAAGCGCTGGCGGCCGGGGTCATGATCGGCTCGGCCGCCCTCACCAATCGCGTCGACCGGCTCGTCTCCCGCGGCCTCGTCACCCGCGAACCCGTCCCCGGGGACCGACGCAGCCTCCACATCAGCCTCACCGACGAGGGACGTGAACTGGTGGACCGCACGGTGGAAGGCCATGTGCGCAACGAGCAGCAGATCCTCGCCGGTCTGGAGCACGAGGACCGCGAATCGCTGACCCGCATCCTGCGCACTCTGCTGATCTCGCTGGGAGACACCCGCTGA
- a CDS encoding amidase: protein MILRRTLLIACTAIAATASMAAMSVAAPRFRGEGGKGEGGGKGHGGDAEPSRTEDLHLAPAREQIAALKQRVITSRALLEQYLRHIEATDPGLNAVVTLDAEAARAAADAADRHLAKTGKPLGALHGLPLTVKDALETKGLRTTSGSPDLSGHVPERDADAVALLRAAGAVIVGKTNVPVMCQDLQTSNPVFGTTRHPYDVTRTPGGSSGGAAVAVATGMTSVELCSDLAGSLRLPAAYCGVYALRPSGGVVPTRGHIPRPPDWVTSSDMLTIGPLARNAEDLDLALDVLAAPAPADAAAWRIDLPEPRHGRLADHRFGLWQDDPYCHVDEDTRTLLDQVAALLRAAGASVDDSARPVDFAESDRLFQRLMFATASATAADDAFAADVAAAEKIPVGDPSGLFLHSRTMRHRDWLRANEDRERLRGRWADYFATHDILIAPAVPAASVADQASVPVPQRSITVDGENRPYFDQTAWLNLAGLAGLPSVVMPAGRTADGLPLAVQLIGPYLADRTVTAAATRLARRLTGATGPHGCDNRRDAHARALPGA, encoded by the coding sequence GTGATCCTCCGTCGTACCCTGCTCATCGCCTGCACGGCCATCGCCGCGACAGCGTCCATGGCCGCGATGTCCGTGGCTGCCCCGCGTTTCCGTGGCGAGGGCGGCAAGGGCGAGGGGGGTGGCAAGGGCCATGGCGGAGATGCCGAGCCTTCGCGCACCGAGGACCTGCACCTGGCGCCCGCCCGCGAGCAAATCGCCGCCCTGAAGCAGCGGGTGATCACCAGCCGTGCCCTGCTGGAGCAGTACCTGCGTCATATCGAGGCGACCGACCCCGGGCTCAACGCCGTCGTCACTCTGGACGCCGAGGCCGCACGCGCGGCGGCCGACGCCGCCGATCGGCATCTGGCGAAGACCGGCAAGCCGCTCGGCGCGCTCCATGGTCTGCCCCTCACGGTGAAGGACGCCCTGGAGACCAAGGGCCTGCGAACCACCTCCGGTTCGCCCGACCTCAGCGGCCATGTCCCCGAGCGGGACGCGGACGCCGTCGCGCTGCTGCGCGCCGCCGGGGCCGTCATCGTCGGCAAGACCAACGTCCCGGTGATGTGCCAGGATCTCCAGACCTCCAACCCGGTCTTCGGCACGACCAGGCACCCGTATGACGTGACGAGGACCCCCGGCGGCTCATCCGGTGGTGCGGCTGTCGCCGTCGCCACGGGCATGACCAGTGTGGAGCTCTGCTCCGACCTCGCGGGTTCCCTGCGCCTCCCGGCCGCCTACTGCGGGGTGTACGCGTTGCGTCCCAGCGGCGGTGTGGTGCCCACTCGGGGCCATATCCCGAGGCCCCCGGACTGGGTCACCAGCTCCGACATGCTCACCATCGGCCCGCTCGCCCGCAACGCCGAGGACCTCGATCTCGCGCTGGACGTATTGGCCGCCCCCGCCCCGGCCGATGCCGCCGCCTGGCGGATCGACCTGCCCGAGCCACGGCACGGACGGCTGGCGGACCACCGCTTCGGACTCTGGCAGGACGACCCGTACTGCCACGTCGACGAGGACACCCGCACCCTGCTGGACCAGGTCGCCGCACTCCTGCGGGCAGCGGGCGCCAGCGTCGACGACAGCGCGCGACCGGTGGACTTCGCCGAAAGCGACCGGCTGTTCCAGCGTCTGATGTTCGCCACGGCGAGCGCCACCGCCGCAGACGACGCATTCGCCGCCGATGTCGCGGCTGCCGAGAAGATCCCCGTCGGTGACCCCAGTGGCCTCTTCCTGCACTCACGCACCATGCGACACCGGGACTGGCTGCGTGCCAACGAGGACCGCGAGCGGTTGCGCGGCCGGTGGGCCGACTACTTCGCCACCCACGACATCCTCATCGCACCGGCCGTCCCCGCCGCTTCCGTCGCCGACCAGGCGTCCGTGCCCGTCCCGCAGCGGTCGATCACCGTCGATGGCGAGAATCGTCCGTACTTCGACCAGACCGCCTGGCTGAACCTGGCCGGCCTGGCCGGTCTTCCGTCCGTCGTGATGCCCGCGGGCAGGACCGCCGACGGCCTGCCACTGGCCGTCCAGCTCATCGGCCCGTACCTCGCCGACCGCACCGTGACCGCCGCCGCAACCCGGCTGGCCCGTCGCCTGACCGGTGCGACCGGCCCGCACGGTTGCGACAACCGGCGTGACGCCCACGCCCGCGCCCTGCCCGGCGCGTGA
- a CDS encoding MAB_1171c family putative transporter, with product MKDVLHPLCLAIAGTGFLFLLRDLLVRDPGQDGNRSRRDPALIALAFTYGFSALSYAVSLTWVWVRIDGFFGVPNIVVPIAQGFVIVVLALQAAVLAYWSRPPDRARRRTRMLLVAAVAVITAMAVLFTLLTPATTRPTDFSLYYAHDPVFQTYVLLYFGTYSVAETYLAVSCWRYARNAVNRSIAFSLRLVTVGAAITLVYSGIRIAAIIGAETGFSVSHLNDLAWACGDIGATLTQIGYLIPTVALRAAGVRRWATAHLRYRRLGPLWSALDQADPGITLRRPSRQGRDVIRGRSAHFPLLRRRVEIRQGQKLMRRYLDPAVRTRAEQRRAAEGLSGPEFAAAVTADQIHAALVWHTAGEPAPEPAEFADSELLLDTIDDELLHLQRVAAYFASAATPDPFDPSAPSAPSVTSATSGSGARP from the coding sequence GTGAAAGACGTACTCCATCCGCTGTGCCTCGCCATCGCGGGCACCGGCTTCCTGTTCCTGCTCCGCGACCTCCTGGTCCGCGACCCGGGCCAGGACGGGAACCGGAGCCGCCGCGACCCGGCACTCATCGCCTTGGCCTTCACCTACGGTTTCTCCGCGCTCAGCTACGCCGTGTCCCTCACCTGGGTCTGGGTACGCATCGACGGTTTCTTCGGTGTGCCCAATATCGTCGTACCGATCGCCCAGGGCTTTGTGATCGTCGTACTCGCCCTCCAGGCGGCCGTCCTCGCGTACTGGTCGAGGCCGCCCGACAGGGCCCGCCGCCGCACCCGGATGCTGCTCGTCGCCGCCGTGGCGGTGATCACGGCGATGGCCGTGCTGTTCACCCTGCTCACCCCGGCCACCACCAGGCCCACCGACTTCTCCCTCTACTACGCGCACGATCCGGTCTTCCAGACCTACGTGCTGCTGTACTTCGGCACGTACAGCGTCGCCGAGACCTACCTCGCGGTGTCCTGCTGGAGGTACGCGCGCAACGCGGTGAACCGGTCGATCGCGTTCAGCCTGCGGCTCGTCACCGTGGGCGCGGCCATCACCCTCGTCTACAGCGGAATCCGGATTGCCGCGATCATCGGAGCCGAGACCGGCTTCAGCGTCAGCCACCTCAACGACCTCGCCTGGGCCTGCGGAGACATCGGCGCCACACTCACCCAGATCGGCTATCTCATTCCGACGGTCGCCCTGCGCGCGGCAGGTGTACGCCGCTGGGCCACCGCGCATCTCCGCTACCGGCGTCTCGGGCCGCTGTGGTCCGCGCTCGACCAGGCCGACCCGGGCATCACACTGCGCCGCCCGTCCCGTCAGGGCCGGGACGTGATCCGGGGCCGCAGCGCCCACTTCCCGTTGCTGCGCCGCCGAGTCGAGATCCGCCAGGGCCAGAAGCTGATGCGCCGCTACCTCGACCCCGCGGTAAGGACGCGGGCGGAGCAGCGCCGTGCGGCCGAAGGCCTCTCCGGACCCGAGTTCGCCGCGGCCGTCACCGCCGACCAGATCCACGCCGCCCTCGTATGGCACACCGCGGGCGAACCCGCCCCGGAGCCGGCAGAGTTCGCCGACTCCGAGTTGCTCCTCGACACGATCGACGACGAATTGCTGCACCTTCAGCGCGTGGCCGCGTACTTCGCGTCCGCCGCCACCCCTGACCCGTTCGACCCGTCTGCCCCATCCGCACCGTCCGTTACGAGCGCCACCTCAGGTTCAGGAGCCCGCCCGTGA
- a CDS encoding helix-turn-helix transcriptional regulator has product MRPPGAEEYTNAHVARTISAYGEDGYTRSHISLLRAGKRTPTITIVPLLARFFGVEAAYFVEDEVTRKIATQFEILRKLREGGVEQIALRSMGVSAAGQRKVLAALEAVRREEGLPDDPAKDLP; this is encoded by the coding sequence GTGCGCCCGCCCGGGGCCGAGGAGTACACGAACGCCCATGTGGCCCGCACGATCTCGGCTTACGGCGAGGACGGCTACACGCGTTCCCACATCAGCCTGCTCCGCGCCGGCAAGCGGACCCCGACCATCACCATCGTTCCGCTCCTCGCCCGCTTCTTCGGCGTGGAGGCCGCCTACTTCGTCGAGGACGAGGTCACCCGGAAGATCGCGACACAGTTCGAGATCCTCCGGAAGCTGAGGGAGGGCGGAGTGGAGCAGATCGCTCTCCGGTCGATGGGCGTGTCCGCCGCGGGGCAGCGCAAGGTACTGGCGGCACTCGAAGCCGTACGGAGAGAGGAAGGACTGCCCGACGACCCCGCGAAGGACCTGCCGTGA
- a CDS encoding N-acetylmuramoyl-L-alanine amidase produces MTSRAQRRPRSALLTTVAVAVGVSLTGPTTYAAPAPPPTAEPTPSPETRAAGGVRSVPLPAGGDPELRTLPARATEPFSLLGLTWDDPGAALDGTVEVRTRDSRTGAWSAWQALEAGVRAPDPVPERAGTALRGGTAPLWTGPADGVQLRARGDALPRGLRLELVDPGQAGGGRDVAGAPPSAPGSPPSADARIRAAVPRPAVVSRSGWGADESLVKEPPKYNRTTKAVFVHHTAGTNNYTCAQSPSIIRAIFRYHVVSQGWNDIGYQFLVDKCGKIFEGRAGGIDRPVQGAHTLGLNVDTSSVSVLGNYMTATSSAAARRAVAWVAAWKLGLYKQDPSGSVTLTVSTDNGKYRAGQRVSLRRISGHRDGSATDCPGDRLYANLPEIRALATAMAAGLTPGSIPWISGLSGLQVTTGDFNGDGYEDAALSFRTPLGDLPLFIMNGTANGFDTAFPTTLFGAGGQALAAGDLNGDGYADLAALTGRGIATFHGSANGLTTTGAPVLDGRWAAAAGEPASASAAAAFAARDTDGDGYDELLSGGVVVAKGGADGAVAVVDAAAKAPAN; encoded by the coding sequence ATGACCAGTCGCGCCCAGAGGCGTCCACGCAGCGCCCTCCTCACCACCGTCGCCGTTGCCGTGGGGGTGTCCCTCACTGGGCCCACGACGTACGCCGCGCCGGCTCCCCCGCCCACAGCCGAACCAACCCCCTCCCCCGAGACCCGTGCGGCCGGTGGCGTCCGCAGCGTCCCCCTGCCGGCCGGTGGTGATCCTGAGCTGCGCACGCTGCCCGCCCGCGCCACCGAGCCGTTCAGCCTGCTCGGTCTGACCTGGGACGACCCCGGGGCGGCGCTGGACGGCACGGTCGAGGTGCGCACCCGGGACAGCCGTACGGGTGCCTGGTCCGCGTGGCAGGCACTCGAAGCCGGTGTCCGGGCGCCGGACCCCGTTCCCGAGCGGGCGGGCACGGCACTGCGCGGGGGAACCGCGCCACTGTGGACCGGGCCCGCCGACGGCGTACAACTGCGGGCGCGGGGGGACGCCCTGCCGCGTGGACTACGCCTGGAGCTGGTCGATCCCGGCCAGGCGGGCGGTGGACGGGACGTCGCCGGGGCGCCGCCGTCGGCCCCCGGGTCGCCGCCGTCGGCGGACGCCCGTATCCGGGCCGCGGTCCCGAGGCCCGCCGTCGTCAGCCGCTCCGGCTGGGGCGCCGACGAGTCGCTCGTCAAGGAACCGCCGAAGTACAACCGCACCACCAAGGCGGTCTTCGTCCACCACACGGCGGGGACGAACAACTACACCTGCGCCCAGTCGCCCTCGATCATCCGTGCCATCTTCCGCTACCACGTGGTCAGTCAGGGCTGGAACGACATCGGCTACCAGTTCCTCGTGGACAAGTGCGGCAAGATCTTCGAAGGCCGGGCCGGCGGTATCGACCGCCCCGTCCAGGGCGCGCACACCCTCGGCCTCAACGTCGACACGAGCAGCGTCTCGGTGCTCGGCAACTACATGACCGCCACCAGCAGCGCGGCGGCGCGCAGGGCGGTCGCCTGGGTCGCCGCCTGGAAGCTGGGGCTCTACAAGCAGGACCCTTCGGGAAGCGTCACGCTCACCGTGTCCACCGACAACGGCAAGTACCGGGCGGGGCAGCGGGTCAGCCTGCGCCGCATCTCAGGTCACCGCGACGGCTCCGCGACCGACTGCCCCGGTGACAGGCTGTACGCCAATCTGCCCGAGATCCGGGCACTGGCCACGGCCATGGCGGCAGGCCTCACTCCGGGGAGCATCCCCTGGATCTCCGGCCTGTCCGGCCTCCAGGTGACGACCGGGGACTTCAACGGGGACGGCTACGAGGACGCCGCGCTGTCCTTCCGTACGCCGCTGGGTGACCTTCCCCTCTTCATCATGAACGGCACGGCGAACGGTTTTGACACCGCGTTCCCCACGACGCTGTTCGGCGCGGGCGGGCAGGCCCTGGCCGCGGGCGATCTGAACGGCGACGGCTACGCCGACCTGGCCGCGCTCACGGGTCGGGGCATCGCCACCTTCCACGGCTCGGCCAACGGACTGACCACCACCGGGGCACCGGTACTCGACGGCCGGTGGGCCGCTGCGGCCGGTGAGCCGGCCTCGGCCTCAGCGGCGGCGGCATTCGCCGCTCGGGACACCGACGGCGACGGCTACGACGAACTGCTCAGCGGCGGCGTGGTCGTGGCGAAGGGCGGAGCGGACGGGGCCGTCGCCGTCGTGGATGCCGCCGCGAAGGCTCCTGCGAACTGA
- a CDS encoding DUF4328 domain-containing protein codes for MTSEGLCEDCTAALDSAPGSTPTPAPAGSSAPAPAATQAAPEAPAPVSTPAAAPAPVSTLTPPPVPAPGPVLRAPVVLSYVVITMLAVVALTDLARTAAAAHIRGLMEDVGAHTEDELYSGELFMAGSLTAYVIALLTTGVFFVIWFHRTRVNAGALRPDLQRRGSGWAIGGWIIPIGNLWLPRSVAGDIWDASLPDYGQGGKGSSHALLNSWWALWLVSALAGRIAGSSYDGADTPDAISTAAAVVMVGNLIDIVAALLAIAVVHRLTVMQHRKISGAVPSVALPQSGQQV; via the coding sequence GTGACGAGCGAGGGTCTCTGCGAGGACTGCACCGCGGCGCTGGACTCGGCACCCGGGTCCACGCCCACGCCCGCTCCTGCCGGGTCCTCCGCCCCGGCCCCGGCCGCGACCCAGGCGGCTCCGGAGGCTCCGGCCCCCGTCTCGACCCCGGCGGCGGCCCCGGCCCCGGTCTCGACCCTGACTCCGCCCCCCGTACCCGCACCCGGGCCGGTGCTCCGTGCGCCCGTCGTGCTCTCGTACGTCGTCATCACCATGCTCGCGGTCGTGGCGCTGACCGACCTGGCGCGGACCGCGGCGGCCGCGCACATCCGCGGGCTCATGGAGGACGTGGGTGCGCACACCGAGGACGAGCTGTACAGCGGTGAACTGTTCATGGCCGGCTCCTTGACGGCCTATGTGATCGCTCTGCTCACGACGGGTGTCTTCTTCGTCATCTGGTTCCACCGCACGCGCGTCAACGCCGGGGCGCTGCGCCCCGATCTGCAGCGCCGCGGTTCCGGCTGGGCGATCGGCGGCTGGATCATCCCGATCGGCAACCTCTGGCTACCGCGCTCGGTTGCCGGTGACATCTGGGACGCGTCCCTGCCCGACTACGGGCAGGGCGGGAAGGGCTCGTCGCACGCCCTGCTCAACTCCTGGTGGGCGCTGTGGCTGGTCTCGGCGTTGGCCGGCCGGATCGCGGGCAGCTCATACGACGGTGCCGACACCCCCGACGCGATCAGTACCGCCGCTGCTGTGGTGATGGTCGGCAATCTGATCGACATCGTGGCCGCCCTGCTGGCGATCGCCGTCGTTCACAGGTTGACGGTCATGCAGCACCGGAAGATCAGCGGAGCCGTGCCGAGCGTGGCGCTGCCCCAGTCCGGGCAGCAGGTCTGA